One window of Agromyces rhizosphaerae genomic DNA carries:
- the ligD gene encoding non-homologous end-joining DNA ligase: MVTVPGPSGDREVRVSSPDRVIWPEAGITKLDLANYLVEVGTPFVAANGDRPVSLQRFPGGIDGEQFFSKNPPRGAPDYVRAVPVTYPSGRSHPQLVIDEPAAAVWAAQMNTVVFHPWASRAEHSDEPDQLRVDLDPQPGTDFDDAVPVALALREVLAEAGLTAFAKTSGNRGIHVFAPIRPEHEFLDVRHAVIAVSRELERRMPEEVTTAWWKEERGERVFLDFNQANRDRTMAGAYSPRALPTATVSCPVTWDELEGVDPGAFTVRTVPDRLREVGDPWADMHEHAAGIDTLLEWWARDLEDGLGELPFPPEFPKMPGEPTRVQPSRARATE; encoded by the coding sequence ATGGTGACGGTCCCCGGGCCGTCGGGTGACCGCGAGGTGCGGGTCTCCAGTCCCGATCGCGTGATCTGGCCCGAGGCGGGCATCACGAAGCTCGACCTCGCGAATTACCTCGTCGAGGTGGGCACCCCGTTCGTCGCCGCGAACGGCGACCGGCCGGTCTCGCTCCAGCGCTTCCCGGGCGGCATCGACGGCGAGCAGTTCTTCTCGAAGAACCCGCCGCGCGGGGCGCCCGACTACGTGCGGGCGGTGCCGGTCACGTATCCGAGCGGCAGGTCGCATCCGCAGCTCGTGATCGATGAACCGGCCGCCGCGGTCTGGGCCGCGCAGATGAACACGGTCGTGTTCCACCCGTGGGCCTCGCGGGCCGAGCACAGCGACGAGCCCGACCAGCTGCGCGTGGACCTCGATCCGCAGCCCGGCACCGACTTCGACGACGCGGTGCCGGTGGCGCTCGCGCTGCGCGAGGTGCTCGCCGAGGCGGGGCTCACCGCGTTCGCCAAGACGTCGGGCAACCGCGGCATCCACGTGTTCGCGCCGATCCGGCCGGAGCACGAGTTCCTCGACGTGCGGCACGCGGTCATCGCGGTCTCGCGCGAACTCGAGCGGCGGATGCCCGAGGAGGTCACGACCGCGTGGTGGAAGGAGGAGCGCGGCGAACGCGTCTTCCTCGACTTCAACCAGGCCAACCGCGACCGCACCATGGCCGGGGCGTACAGCCCCCGGGCGCTGCCCACCGCCACCGTCTCGTGCCCGGTGACCTGGGACGAGCTCGAGGGCGTCGACCCGGGCGCCTTCACCGTGCGCACCGTGCCCGACCGGCTCCGCGAGGTCGGCGATCCGTGGGCCGACATGCACGAGCACGCGGCCGGCATCGACACCCTGCTCGAGTGGTGGGCGCGCGACCTCGAGGACGGGCTCGGCGAGCTGCCGTTCCCGCCCGAGTTCCCGAAGATGCCGGGCGAGCCGACGCGCGTGCAGCCGAGCCGCGCCCGCGCGACCGAGTAG
- a CDS encoding endonuclease/exonuclease/phosphatase family protein, whose protein sequence is MVDLRIISYNLRKHAAIGELTELAESNDVDVMCLQECDTDDLADEVAHLKLVDATTTNRLGLALYARDDRYTVRDTKMFSMHRSLHDRVLSPAHERLLAARLHDEAVGHDVLVGSFHAAPLTASNRVRRKQITAAHEGMRSLGHDVPAVMVGDFNYPWFVNGLERHVNSTGYDLLRSTEPTYFRYRFFSGYFDFVTSTGVQIDRVDVLPAGASDHRPIRLAAHAHQHAT, encoded by the coding sequence GTGGTCGACCTGAGGATCATCAGCTACAACCTGCGCAAGCACGCGGCCATCGGCGAGCTCACCGAGCTCGCCGAATCGAACGACGTCGACGTCATGTGCCTGCAGGAGTGCGACACCGACGACCTGGCCGACGAGGTCGCCCACCTGAAGCTCGTCGACGCGACCACTACCAACCGGCTCGGCCTCGCCCTCTACGCGCGCGACGACCGCTACACGGTGCGAGACACGAAGATGTTCAGCATGCACCGGTCGCTCCACGACCGCGTCCTCTCCCCCGCGCACGAGCGGCTCCTCGCCGCGCGCCTCCACGACGAGGCGGTCGGCCACGACGTGCTCGTGGGCTCCTTCCACGCCGCGCCGCTCACGGCGTCGAACCGGGTGCGCCGCAAGCAGATCACCGCCGCGCACGAGGGGATGCGCTCGCTCGGCCACGACGTGCCCGCCGTCATGGTCGGCGACTTCAACTACCCGTGGTTCGTCAACGGGCTCGAGCGCCACGTCAACTCGACCGGCTACGACCTGCTCCGCAGCACGGAGCCGACCTACTTCCGGTACCGCTTCTTCTCGGGCTACTTCGACTTCGTCACCTCGACGGGCGTGCAGATCGACCGCGTCGACGTGCTGCCCGCCGGGGCATCCGATCACCGCCCCATCCGCCTCGCGGCGCACGCGCACCAGCACGCGACCTGA
- a CDS encoding SOS response-associated peptidase, producing MCGRFAMDDETNDLIEAFVLDGNDFRDWTPSYSIAPTDVIPIIRERHDRATGEVRRTVEPARWDFHPSFLRDSKRPQFNARIETIATNGLWKGAFASSRCIVPMRGYYEWTGKPGDKQPHFLHGDGLLAAAGIATARKVDDEWQVSAAIITRAAKDASGEVHDRMPAFLLPDWDAPWLSSAKLDEAGRLELVEQLGAVSDQVATTIRSYEVDRRVNNSRTVDPSDATLIEPLEA from the coding sequence ATGTGCGGACGATTCGCCATGGACGACGAGACCAACGACCTCATCGAGGCCTTCGTGCTCGACGGCAACGACTTCCGAGACTGGACGCCCTCGTACTCGATCGCGCCGACCGACGTGATCCCGATCATCCGCGAGCGGCACGATCGCGCGACCGGCGAGGTGCGCCGCACGGTCGAGCCCGCCAGGTGGGACTTCCATCCGTCGTTCCTCCGCGACTCCAAGCGCCCGCAGTTCAACGCCCGCATCGAGACGATCGCGACGAACGGGCTCTGGAAGGGCGCGTTCGCGTCGTCGCGCTGCATCGTGCCGATGCGCGGCTACTACGAATGGACGGGGAAGCCCGGCGACAAGCAGCCGCACTTCCTGCACGGCGACGGCCTGCTCGCCGCGGCCGGCATCGCGACCGCGCGCAAGGTCGACGACGAGTGGCAGGTGTCGGCCGCGATCATCACGCGGGCGGCGAAGGACGCCTCGGGCGAGGTGCACGACCGCATGCCGGCGTTCCTCCTGCCCGACTGGGACGCGCCGTGGCTCAGCTCGGCGAAGCTCGACGAGGCGGGCCGGCTGGAGCTGGTCGAGCAGCTCGGCGCCGTGTCCGACCAGGTCGCCACGACCATCAGGTCGTACGAGGTCGACCGAAGGGTCAACAACTCGCGCACGGTCGACCCGTCGGATGCGACGCTGATCGAGCCGCTCGAGGCCTGA
- a CDS encoding DUF2142 domain-containing protein, protein MRRASLQVLGVIAATAVLAGALLAWALATPGYRGPDEPQHVSTALRLATGGGYPDPVSTRIDDGVRGSYEWLGFPSASTIFDNGEPVGPNEAESLPSTGELRAAGGPYPDEGLLDQMTQHPPGYSAYLATWVQVFGLDDAPVNTLLLVLRLASALLLLPIPWLIAATVRTLGMSPTAQVVGAFLPAAWIQFVHIGGVVNNGTLLALAASVYVWLLVRVLGGDLRVVTALGVGAALAVALLTKGFALALVPLGPFAYVVAARRHGRGAWIGMAVAAVTATVGLAWWIRNLVVFGTLQPTGSSGSPAPAVEADALLEWAPRFLRALSGSMWMNLGWLETPIVPGALHLAASLLVLAGLVLGSWRLRRGVAELVVLHCAWLLPVCVFALGSARSYLVSGSVVAAQGRYLHMAVLALAVLLAAALARPRWFALAAPAVAVVSVVAGLAYGLRHFWDPATPATVASWWPGGAAMLVASAALLLTGLALGLLAGARIVRAPQLELVAPAPARH, encoded by the coding sequence ATGCGACGAGCCAGCCTGCAGGTACTCGGCGTGATCGCCGCGACGGCGGTGCTCGCCGGGGCGCTCCTCGCCTGGGCGCTGGCGACGCCGGGCTATCGCGGACCCGACGAGCCGCAGCACGTGTCGACGGCGCTGCGCCTCGCGACCGGCGGCGGGTACCCCGACCCGGTGTCGACCCGGATCGACGACGGGGTCCGCGGCTCGTACGAGTGGCTCGGGTTCCCCAGCGCGTCGACGATCTTCGACAACGGCGAACCCGTCGGCCCGAACGAGGCGGAGTCGCTGCCGTCGACCGGCGAGCTGCGCGCGGCGGGCGGGCCGTACCCGGACGAGGGGCTGCTCGACCAGATGACGCAGCATCCGCCCGGCTACTCGGCGTACCTCGCCACCTGGGTGCAGGTCTTCGGCCTCGACGACGCCCCGGTGAACACGCTGCTGCTGGTGCTGCGCCTCGCGTCGGCGCTGCTGCTCCTGCCGATCCCCTGGCTGATCGCGGCCACCGTGCGCACGCTCGGGATGTCGCCGACCGCGCAGGTCGTCGGCGCGTTCCTGCCTGCGGCATGGATCCAGTTCGTGCACATCGGCGGCGTGGTGAACAACGGCACGCTGCTGGCGCTCGCGGCGAGCGTGTACGTCTGGCTGCTCGTGCGCGTGCTGGGCGGCGATCTCAGGGTCGTCACCGCGCTCGGCGTCGGCGCCGCACTGGCCGTGGCCCTGCTCACCAAGGGCTTCGCGCTGGCGCTGGTTCCGCTCGGGCCGTTCGCGTACGTCGTGGCCGCCCGGCGTCACGGCCGGGGCGCGTGGATCGGCATGGCGGTCGCCGCCGTCACCGCGACGGTGGGCCTCGCGTGGTGGATCCGGAACCTCGTGGTCTTCGGGACACTGCAGCCGACCGGATCGAGCGGCAGCCCGGCCCCCGCCGTGGAGGCGGATGCCCTGCTGGAGTGGGCGCCGCGGTTCCTCCGGGCGCTCTCCGGCTCGATGTGGATGAATCTCGGCTGGCTCGAGACGCCGATCGTGCCCGGTGCGCTGCACCTCGCGGCGAGCCTGCTGGTGCTCGCCGGCCTGGTGCTCGGGTCGTGGCGCCTGCGGCGGGGAGTCGCGGAACTCGTCGTGCTCCACTGCGCCTGGCTCCTGCCGGTCTGCGTGTTCGCGCTCGGCAGCGCGCGGAGCTACCTCGTGAGCGGCAGCGTCGTCGCCGCGCAGGGCCGTTACCTGCACATGGCCGTGCTCGCACTGGCGGTGCTGCTGGCGGCCGCGCTCGCGCGTCCCCGCTGGTTCGCACTCGCCGCCCCCGCCGTCGCCGTGGTGAGCGTGGTCGCCGGGCTCGCGTACGGTCTCCGCCACTTCTGGGACCCGGCGACGCCCGCGACCGTCGCGAGCTGGTGGCCGGGCGGCGCGGCGATGCTCGTGGCATCCGCCGCCCTGCTCCTCACCGGACTCGCACTCGGCCTGCTCGCGGGCGCCCGCATCGTGCGCGCGCCGCAGCTCGAGCTGGTCGCACCGGCACCCGCGCGCCACTGA
- a CDS encoding ATP-dependent DNA ligase produces MADSARSIAPMLAKSVEQVPDADAIAGGYSYEPKWDGFRGIVRVSGGEVEIGSRGSKPLTRYFPELVEAFARELPEGCVVDGEIVVRSGSAGDERLDWEALGQRIHPADSRVRRLAAETPASFVAFDLLELGDESLVDLPFRERRARLEEALGDAPPPVHVTRVTTDADLARTWLERFEGAGLDGVIAKPLEGAYLPNKRAMLKIKHKRTADVVLVGYRVHKSGTGVGSLLLGLYDDTGELRMVGGSSAFTDARRRELIDELEPLVVREDSGEVAGAETERSRFSSGKDTSFVPLRPERVLEVGYDQMEGWRFRHTVRFLRWRPDRDAESCRFEQLEVPAAYDLSAVLER; encoded by the coding sequence ATGGCCGATTCCGCCCGCTCGATCGCCCCCATGCTCGCGAAATCGGTCGAGCAGGTGCCGGACGCCGACGCCATCGCGGGCGGGTACTCGTACGAGCCGAAGTGGGACGGCTTCCGCGGCATCGTGCGCGTCTCGGGCGGCGAGGTCGAGATCGGCAGCCGCGGGTCGAAGCCGCTGACCCGGTACTTCCCCGAGCTCGTCGAGGCGTTCGCGCGCGAGCTGCCCGAGGGGTGCGTGGTCGACGGCGAGATCGTGGTGCGCTCGGGTTCCGCGGGCGACGAGCGGCTCGACTGGGAGGCGCTCGGCCAGCGCATCCACCCCGCCGACAGCCGGGTGCGCAGGCTCGCCGCCGAGACGCCCGCCTCGTTCGTCGCGTTCGACCTGCTGGAGCTGGGCGACGAGTCGCTCGTCGACCTGCCGTTCCGCGAGCGGCGGGCGCGGCTCGAGGAGGCCCTCGGCGATGCTCCCCCGCCCGTGCACGTCACGCGCGTCACGACCGACGCCGACCTCGCGCGCACCTGGCTCGAGCGCTTCGAGGGCGCCGGGCTCGACGGCGTGATCGCCAAGCCGCTCGAGGGCGCGTACCTGCCGAACAAGCGCGCCATGCTGAAGATCAAGCACAAGCGCACGGCCGACGTGGTGCTCGTCGGCTACCGCGTGCACAAGTCGGGTACGGGCGTCGGCTCCCTGCTGCTCGGGCTCTACGACGACACGGGCGAGCTGCGCATGGTCGGCGGGTCGTCGGCGTTCACCGACGCCAGGCGCCGGGAGCTCATCGACGAGCTCGAGCCGCTCGTCGTGCGCGAGGACTCGGGCGAGGTGGCCGGCGCCGAGACCGAGCGCAGCCGGTTCTCCTCGGGCAAGGACACCTCGTTCGTGCCGCTGCGCCCCGAGCGCGTGCTCGAGGTCGGCTACGACCAGATGGAGGGGTGGCGCTTCCGCCACACCGTGCGGTTCCTGCGCTGGCGGCCCGACCGCGACGCCGAGTCGTGCCGCTTCGAGCAGCTCGAGGTGCCCGCCGCCTACGACCTCAGCGCCGTGCTCGAGCGCTGA
- a CDS encoding DUF2277 domain-containing protein, with translation MCRNIHQLHNFEPAATDDEVTAAALQYVRKVSGSTKPSKANQEAFDRAVAEVAHATRHLLDDLVTNAPPKDREVEAAKARARAEKRYASLSA, from the coding sequence ATGTGCCGGAACATCCACCAGCTCCACAACTTCGAGCCCGCCGCCACCGATGACGAGGTGACCGCCGCCGCGCTCCAGTACGTGCGCAAGGTGAGCGGCTCGACGAAGCCCTCGAAGGCCAACCAGGAGGCGTTCGACCGCGCCGTCGCCGAGGTCGCCCACGCGACGCGCCACCTGCTCGACGACCTGGTCACGAACGCACCGCCCAAGGACCGCGAGGTCGAGGCCGCGAAGGCCCGCGCCCGCGCCGAGAAGCGCTACGCGTCGCTGTCGGCCTGA
- a CDS encoding nitroreductase/quinone reductase family protein has protein sequence MARDGMYGDGLLRAMNGLHRAAIRLSGGRLGWRIGRMPTVELHTVGRRTGRPRACLLTAPVHEDDRVVLVASRGGSDRHPAWYLNLVAHPDVELTTRAGTRRYRARTASPDEKAALWPTVAAAYPGYEHYRKRTTRDIPLVICEPVAPAVRPDA, from the coding sequence ATGGCCCGGGACGGGATGTACGGCGACGGACTGCTCCGCGCCATGAACGGGCTGCACCGGGCCGCGATCCGGCTCAGCGGCGGACGCCTCGGCTGGCGCATCGGCCGCATGCCGACCGTGGAGCTGCACACCGTCGGGCGCCGCACCGGCCGGCCTCGCGCGTGCCTGCTCACGGCGCCCGTGCACGAGGACGACCGCGTGGTGCTCGTCGCCTCGCGCGGCGGGTCCGACCGGCATCCGGCCTGGTACCTCAACCTCGTCGCGCATCCCGACGTCGAACTCACGACCCGGGCGGGCACGCGCCGCTATCGGGCCCGCACCGCGAGCCCCGACGAGAAGGCCGCCCTCTGGCCGACGGTCGCGGCCGCCTACCCCGGCTACGAGCACTATCGGAAGCGCACGACCCGTGACATCCCGCTCGTGATCTGCGAACCGGTCGCCCCGGCCGTGCGGCCGGACGCCTGA
- the trxA gene encoding thioredoxin, producing MAAAASIVTCPSCGTRNRVPQAKRGRVRCASCHADLPWFVEADDATFHAAVVESTLPVLVDVWAPWCGPCRMVSPVVEQFSRDFAGRLKVVKVNSDTSPRVSRAHGIQSIPTLLLYEGGREVSRQVGALPAAQLRGWVDAALPA from the coding sequence ATGGCGGCCGCCGCATCGATCGTCACCTGCCCGAGCTGCGGCACGCGCAACCGGGTGCCGCAGGCGAAGCGCGGACGGGTGCGCTGCGCCTCGTGCCACGCCGACCTGCCGTGGTTCGTCGAGGCCGACGACGCCACCTTCCACGCCGCCGTGGTCGAGAGCACGCTCCCGGTGCTGGTCGACGTGTGGGCGCCGTGGTGCGGGCCGTGCCGCATGGTCTCGCCCGTGGTCGAGCAGTTCTCGCGCGACTTCGCGGGGCGCCTGAAGGTGGTGAAGGTGAACTCCGACACCTCGCCCCGCGTCTCACGGGCGCACGGCATCCAGAGCATTCCGACGCTCCTCCTCTACGAGGGCGGGCGCGAGGTCTCGCGCCAGGTCGGCGCACTTCCCGCCGCCCAGTTGCGCGGCTGGGTGGACGCCGCGCTGCCCGCGTAG
- a CDS encoding type II toxin-antitoxin system VapC family toxin, which produces MTRYVIDAGAAIRLAGEDLASAPAHELLAPTLLRSQTLSMLHEAVHRGELRSGAALDRLGRIKRMPIRLLGDAVLRKRAWELADALGWASTYDAEYLALTQLQADAFITTDRRLAERARGTVEVAGFETLLG; this is translated from the coding sequence ATGACCCGATACGTCATCGACGCCGGCGCGGCGATTCGCCTCGCTGGCGAGGACCTCGCGTCCGCGCCCGCGCACGAGTTGCTCGCACCGACGCTGCTGCGCTCGCAGACGCTGTCGATGCTGCACGAGGCGGTGCACCGCGGCGAGCTCCGCTCCGGTGCCGCGCTCGACCGACTCGGCCGCATCAAGCGCATGCCGATCCGGCTGCTCGGCGACGCGGTGCTGCGCAAGCGCGCCTGGGAACTCGCGGACGCCCTGGGCTGGGCCTCCACCTACGACGCCGAGTACCTCGCGCTGACGCAGCTGCAGGCCGATGCGTTCATCACGACCGACCGGCGCCTCGCCGAGCGGGCGCGCGGCACGGTCGAGGTGGCGGGGTTCGAGACGCTGCTCGGGTAG
- a CDS encoding Fic family protein translates to MATETRAWPAIGHEERPWQRDGGEIASRRELARSRGPYRAAVVPRIADLTPDLPGRSLAAADDASNELTRFDAEFGAVAAPFSAILLRSESASSSEVEHITASARQVALAELGASDSPNARLVVANAQAMRAAVYLSDRLDTDAVIEMHRALLGDSQEGITGGWRERQVWIGGGSIAPHTAEFVPPHAEHVPALMEDVMAFARRTDLPVLVQTAVAHAQFETIHPFPDGNGRTGRALVQGMLRAGRVTRHVTVPVSAGLLGDLQGYYDALGAYREGRLEPIVDLMSDASFLAVANGRRLIGDLRAARAHWDDAVRARADSSAHRLKDLLLRQPVVHTKLVAAELEVSEVAAQTSIDRLVEAGVLVQAGGGARYRRWAAPDVLTALDAFGQRARRGFR, encoded by the coding sequence ATGGCAACGGAAACGCGGGCCTGGCCCGCGATCGGGCACGAGGAGCGGCCGTGGCAGCGCGACGGCGGCGAGATCGCCTCGCGCCGCGAACTGGCCCGCTCCCGCGGCCCGTACCGCGCAGCCGTCGTGCCCCGCATCGCGGATCTCACGCCCGACCTGCCCGGCCGCAGCCTCGCGGCGGCCGATGACGCCAGCAACGAGCTGACCCGGTTCGACGCCGAGTTCGGGGCGGTCGCGGCGCCGTTCTCGGCGATCCTGCTGCGGTCGGAGAGCGCGTCGAGCTCCGAGGTCGAGCACATCACCGCGAGCGCGCGTCAGGTCGCACTCGCCGAGCTCGGGGCATCCGACTCGCCCAACGCCCGGCTGGTCGTCGCGAACGCGCAGGCGATGCGCGCGGCGGTCTACCTCTCCGACCGCCTCGACACCGACGCCGTGATCGAGATGCACCGCGCGCTGCTCGGCGACAGCCAGGAGGGCATCACGGGCGGCTGGCGCGAACGACAGGTCTGGATCGGCGGCGGATCGATCGCCCCGCACACGGCCGAGTTCGTGCCGCCGCACGCCGAGCACGTGCCCGCCCTCATGGAGGACGTCATGGCGTTCGCCCGCCGCACCGATCTGCCGGTGCTCGTGCAGACCGCGGTCGCGCACGCCCAATTCGAGACGATCCACCCGTTCCCCGATGGCAACGGGCGCACCGGTCGCGCGCTGGTGCAGGGCATGCTGCGCGCGGGCCGCGTGACCCGGCACGTCACCGTGCCGGTCTCGGCGGGCCTGCTCGGCGACCTGCAGGGCTACTACGACGCGCTCGGCGCCTACCGCGAGGGCCGGCTCGAGCCGATCGTCGACCTGATGTCGGACGCCTCGTTCCTGGCCGTCGCGAACGGCCGGCGCCTCATCGGCGACCTGCGCGCGGCTCGCGCGCACTGGGACGACGCGGTGCGCGCCCGCGCCGACTCGTCCGCCCACCGCCTCAAGGACCTGCTGCTGCGCCAGCCCGTGGTGCACACCAAGCTGGTCGCCGCCGAGCTCGAGGTGAGCGAGGTCGCCGCGCAGACCTCGATCGACCGGCTCGTCGAGGCCGGCGTGCTCGTGCAGGCCGGCGGGGGAGCGCGCTACCGGCGCTGGGCCGCGCCCGACGTGCTGACGGCGCTCGACGCGTTCGGCCAGCGTGCCCGCCGCGGCTTCCGCTGA
- a CDS encoding ArsR/SmtB family transcription factor, which produces MADQPDDVFVLLADPTRRRILDLLAEHGVRAVGELVQEFPDLVPSGISKHLMALRAAGLVTATRDGRRQLYRIDGEGLRHAFGPWVARYDEFWSGSLERLRGLAEGAGTSGGDLHGGEGSSPESKGYRLILW; this is translated from the coding sequence GTGGCTGACCAGCCCGACGACGTCTTCGTGCTGCTCGCCGACCCGACGAGGCGGCGCATCCTCGACCTGCTCGCCGAGCACGGGGTGCGCGCGGTCGGCGAGCTCGTGCAGGAGTTCCCCGACCTCGTGCCGTCGGGCATCTCGAAGCACCTCATGGCGCTGCGTGCCGCCGGGCTCGTGACCGCCACCCGCGACGGTCGCCGCCAGCTCTATCGCATCGACGGCGAGGGGCTCCGGCACGCGTTCGGGCCATGGGTCGCACGGTACGACGAGTTCTGGAGCGGTTCGCTCGAACGTCTGCGCGGGCTCGCCGAGGGTGCGGGGACTTCGGGTGGCGATCTGCACGGAGGCGAGGGCTCGAGTCCTGAAAGCAAAGGATACCGGCTTATCCTTTGGTAA
- a CDS encoding SRPBCC family protein: MPDVVRALDIAAPPSAVWRWFTTQEAMRAWFRPDLEIDLRVGGAFRMLGADGETSISGTVLELVPEGRLVLSWLEEDAGWTHPARLIVSLEPIATGTRVTLVHDGFAGIGTEGWRGTMAAYERGADRHRVLEQLAAVVASGG, from the coding sequence ATGCCCGACGTCGTCCGCGCGCTCGACATCGCCGCACCGCCCAGTGCCGTCTGGCGCTGGTTCACCACGCAGGAGGCCATGCGGGCGTGGTTCCGGCCCGACCTCGAGATCGACCTGCGAGTCGGCGGGGCGTTCCGGATGCTCGGTGCCGACGGCGAGACCTCGATCAGCGGCACCGTGCTCGAACTCGTCCCGGAGGGGCGGCTCGTGCTCTCCTGGCTGGAGGAGGACGCCGGCTGGACGCACCCGGCCAGGCTCATCGTCTCGCTCGAGCCGATCGCCACGGGCACGCGCGTCACGCTCGTGCACGACGGGTTCGCCGGCATCGGCACGGAGGGCTGGCGGGGCACCATGGCCGCCTACGAGCGCGGGGCCGACCGGCATCGCGTGCTCGAGCAGCTCGCCGCGGTGGTGGCATCCGGTGGCTGA
- a CDS encoding flavin monoamine oxidase family protein: MERVDTIVVGAGVAGLTAARLLARAGRSVVVLEARDRVGGRVWTDRTGDHPTDLGASWIHGVTDEPVADAVTAFGMRTAEFTVGSYQPDSRPIAYYGPDGGRLTAAAARAFADDIRSVDTALLETIAASAPNDSYRDVTEAAIARQGWDADRAQRVREFMEHRSEEQYGAWIEDLAAHGLDDDVIEGDEVVFPDGYDELPARLAEGLDVRLGHLVRRVHWSPDGVEVETTNATLAAATAVVTVPVGVLQSTEFVIEPALPEPVAGALRRFAMNAFEKVFLEFPERFWDDGVYAIRQQGPESRWWHSWYDLSAVHGVPSLLTFAAGPAAREIRDWSEAQVVASVLAQLRRLYGERVPEPTAVRITDWQDDPFAHGSYAYMTLGSTTADHDDLATPIGGVLHLAGEATWTDDPATVPAAMRSGHRAAERVLGRELPIAEAWARG; encoded by the coding sequence ATGGAACGCGTCGACACGATCGTCGTCGGTGCGGGCGTGGCGGGCCTGACCGCCGCCCGCCTGCTCGCCCGGGCGGGGCGCAGCGTCGTGGTGCTCGAGGCCCGCGACCGCGTCGGCGGCCGCGTCTGGACGGACCGCACCGGCGACCACCCGACCGACCTCGGCGCCTCCTGGATCCACGGCGTCACAGACGAGCCCGTCGCTGACGCGGTCACCGCGTTCGGCATGCGCACCGCGGAGTTCACGGTCGGCAGCTACCAGCCCGACAGCCGCCCGATCGCGTACTACGGCCCGGACGGCGGGCGGTTGACGGCTGCGGCGGCGCGGGCGTTCGCCGACGACATCCGCTCGGTCGACACCGCGCTGCTCGAGACCATCGCCGCCTCGGCGCCGAACGACTCGTACCGCGACGTGACCGAGGCCGCGATCGCCCGCCAGGGCTGGGACGCCGACCGCGCCCAGCGCGTGCGCGAGTTCATGGAGCATCGCAGCGAGGAGCAGTACGGCGCGTGGATCGAGGACCTCGCCGCGCACGGCCTCGACGACGACGTCATCGAGGGCGACGAGGTCGTCTTCCCCGACGGGTACGACGAACTGCCCGCCCGCCTCGCCGAGGGCCTCGACGTGCGGCTCGGCCATCTCGTACGCCGGGTGCACTGGTCGCCCGACGGCGTCGAGGTCGAGACGACGAATGCCACCCTGGCGGCCGCCACCGCGGTCGTGACCGTGCCGGTGGGCGTGCTGCAGTCGACGGAGTTCGTGATCGAACCCGCGCTGCCCGAGCCGGTCGCGGGCGCGCTCCGCCGGTTCGCGATGAACGCGTTCGAGAAGGTCTTCCTCGAGTTCCCGGAGCGGTTCTGGGACGACGGCGTCTACGCGATCCGCCAGCAGGGCCCCGAGAGCCGCTGGTGGCACTCCTGGTACGACCTCTCCGCGGTGCACGGCGTGCCCTCCCTGCTCACGTTCGCGGCCGGCCCCGCCGCCCGCGAGATCCGCGACTGGAGCGAGGCGCAGGTCGTGGCATCCGTGCTCGCCCAATTGCGCCGCCTCTACGGCGAGCGCGTGCCCGAGCCGACCGCGGTGCGCATCACGGACTGGCAGGACGACCCGTTCGCCCACGGCTCCTACGCCTACATGACCCTCGGCTCCACCACCGCCGACCACGACGACCTCGCCACCCCGATCGGCGGCGTGCTCCACCTCGCCGGCGAGGCCACTTGGACCGACGATCCCGCGACCGTGCCCGCCGCGATGCGCTCGGGGCATCGCGCGGCAGAGCGCGTCCTCGGCCGCGAACTCCCGATCGCGGAGGCCTGGGCTCGCGGCTGA